A genomic window from Camelina sativa cultivar DH55 chromosome 2, Cs, whole genome shotgun sequence includes:
- the LOC104722316 gene encoding uncharacterized protein At4g06744: MKNPLLLALFLVCTIALPDKSSRETQQLTNGGLTGARQEILSFLDQRLAVVYPVIQRFKSLITLDPYKVTQTWTGSDICSYRGFHCDNPPDNKTAVTVASIDFNGFQLSAPSIEGFIDQFPDLALFHVNSNNFGGTVPSKIVNLKYLYELDISNNRFTGQFPTAVVGMSGLTFLDIRFNSFSGSVPPQILGQNLDVLFINDNGFTASLPEVPSDGTAHILYLTLANNKFNGPLPRSILRSMSTLTEVLFLNNDFTGCIPYEIGFLTGASVIDIGGNKLTGPLPLSLMCLEKVEQLNFAGNLLFGAIPEAVCMVLRDNLVNLSLSDNYFTHVGPWCRGLLDRGVLDVSNNCIPFFPGQRSMQECAEFFVKPKKYYCPHMWYHSFFSCRYSHISSSSSNAFMPMVAPSP, encoded by the coding sequence ATGAAGAATCCTTTGCTTTTGGCTCTTTTCCTTGTTTGCACCATCGCTTTACCCGATAAAAGCAGCAGAGAAACCCAACAATTAACCAACGGTGGCCTCACCGGCGCGAGGCAAGAGATACTCTCTTTCTTAGACCAAAGACTTGCTGTGGTGTACCCAGTGATCCAGAGATTCAAGTCACTCATCACTCTCGACCCTTATAAAGTAACCCAGACATGGACTGGTTCAGACATCTGCAGTTATAGAGGCTTTCACTGTGACAATCCTCCGGACAACAAAACCGCAGTCACTGTCGCTTCCATTGATTTCAATGGCTTTCAGCTCTCTGCTCCCTCTATTGAAGGATTTATCGATCAGTTTCCTGACTTGGCTCTGTTTCATGTTAACTCGAACAACTTTGGAGGTACCGTGCCTTCCAAGATCGTCAACCTCAAGTACCTCTACGAACTCGACATCAGCAACAATAGATTCACCGGTCAGTTTCCGACAGCCGTAGTTGGTATGTCCGGTTTGACATTTCTTGACATCCGTTTCAACTCTTTCTCCGGTTCAGTCCCTCCACAAATTCTCGGTCAAAACCTCGACGTTCTCTTCATCAATGACAACGGCTTTACTGCAAGCCTACCAGAGGTACCAAGTGATGGTACAGCACATATTCTATACTTAACTTTAGCAAACAACAAGTTCAATGGTCCTCTCCCAAGAAGCATCCTAAGATCAATGTCAACGTTAACCGAAGTACTCTTCTTGAATAACGATTTCACGGGTTGTATCCCTTACGAGATCGGGTTCCTCACGGGAGCATCAGTGATTGACATTGGTGGAAACAAGCTCACAGGTCCTCTACCGCTTTCCCTAATGTGTCTGGAGAAAGTAGAACAACTCAATTTTGCTGGGAATCTCTTGTTCGGGGCCATCCCGGAGGCGGTATGCATGGTGCTCCGGGACAATCTTGTCAACTTATCGTTGTCTGATAACTATTTCACGCACGTAGGGCCTTGGTGTAGGGGTTTACTTGACAGAGGTGTACTTGACGTTAGTAACAATTGCATTCCTTTCTTCCCAGGACAAAGATCAATGCAAGAATGTGCCGAGTTTTTTGTCAAACCTAAGAAGTACTACTGTCCTCACATGTGGTACCATAGTTTTTTCTCTTGCAGATATTCCCatatatcttcttcctcttctaatGCTTTCATGCCCATGGTAGCTCCCTCACCTTAA